The stretch of DNA TTCTAAGCATGAACGTGAAAAGACAAAAACCAGATGATGCTTACTTCTCCCTGAGTCTCTGTAATTCTCTCTTCATGTCTGAGTCCTCCATCTCCGAGTCATTATCGCTGCTGGCGTAGGCGGAGCCGGGCATGCCTCCATGCCTGCTTGGAGAATCGGAGCTCTGCACGCTGCTGCTGCGCCCTGAACGTCTGAGGAAGGCCACCGCCCTCTTCATCAGGTCGCTTCCTCTGCGCTCAGAGCGAGTGTGTTGACTCGGGGTGGCCGGGGCCACTTTGGCAGGGCTGCTCTCGGCCCCCGAGTCGGAAGAGAGGAAGCGGGCGTGGACCGTGATGTCCACAGGCACAGAGGCTGAGGTGATGGCGTGAGGAAAGGAGCTCTGGTTTGCCGCAGAGGGAGGCGTGTCCAGGTAGAAGTCGGGAGGGGCGGAGTAGCGGCTGCTACGTGTCCTCTGCGTGAGGTCATCCTCGGTGCTGATTACAGAGAAGCGACCGATGGTGGTGGAGGGAGTCATGGCCTCGGTGGGAACATTGTAACCTGCGGGATGCGCTGGTGAGGCAACGCTGCTCCAGCTCCTCTGCTTCACATCTCGCTTGTTGGCCACGTCAGGAGGAACTGAGATGATCTGGCAAACGAAGGAGAACAAGAAACTCAGTGGCAGCATTTGAACACTTGAACACAACACAAGAATATATTTCATACACACCTTAAATCGGCCTCTTGCCCCAGAGCAGGAGACGGAGTGAGAAACGTGCCTCTTTGAATGGGAAGCTGCAAATATCAATGATAAATGGAGACGTGCATCAACGGTGAAGCAccttttctttcattattaatgatGTCCGGCTCTTAAGACATACTTACCACACACAGCCGAGTCGCTTAGAGTGCTCAAACTATCCATTCTCTCTGGAATTTGAGGCTAGAGGAGACAAAAACACGTGATGACGTGCTGATGTGATGCGCATGTGTTAATGAcgtaaacattttaacataattaattttaaataaattagttaccgccattaaggcgccatttttgacagccctaattaaaatGTGAATCAACCAACCAGTTGTTCTCCTGCTCTGAAGCGGCCCTCCTCCATTGGACCTGGTGTACTGTTTCCTGAGCCTCCAGTAGCACTGTCTGGACCAGGAGGAGATTGGATGTATTCTGTGCCAGATCCTGGTGTCTCCGCAGCGCTACCCGACGGATACATGGGAGCGTACTCCTGGTAGAGCAAGTTCCTAAGTTTCTCATCTAGAGTTTTTATGGTGCTGTCCACAAAGCCTCCCCGGGCCAGGCGTCCTTCACCGTCTGACTCGCCAGGTCCTCCGCCATGCTGCGTTGGCGCCGGGCTCTGGGGCAGTGAGGACACCTTGGCCCCTCCCACGCTAGAGAAAGGCTGGTGAAGCACCACAGGCTGCTGTGAGCGCTCGCTGCGTGCCGCTGCAGCGTACGAGAGAGACAGCGACTCTTTAGCCGAAGCGGGCTCCTGCAGCGGAAGAGGAGTGAGAGGTGACCCGCTGGGTGAGCTGCTCACATCCAGGGACAGGGGCATGACCAGAGGACAGCAGGGCACTTCGTCTGTCACGGAAACAGGACAGGAGATGTCTGCCACGTGCAAAGTAGAGTGACTGGGGGAGGCGGCGCCTACAGGGGATCCGTGCGGTTCGTCCATTTGAAAAGCGCTTTGTGGAGATGATGGAGGCAACGTCTGAGCTCTGGCAGGCTGGGCTTGATGGACACTGCTAATGGCTTCCATTGATGGTACTGACTGAAGGGCTGGGGGAGCAGACACAGGAGGAGACAGAGTGGCCAAGAGGAGCGGGTCCGTGTTGGACATAATCGGGGGACTACAGAATCCATACACGTCATGCATGAAGCCTCCACTACCACCAGACATTGTAGAGGAGGAGCCTTCTTCAGCtgaaaaaatagagaaaaatccAAATAGGAATACATGTACCCTTACACCCCTACTATTCACATGCTTGTTCTCCATTTGTGCAGCAAAAGCTGAGGAGGAAAGGAGTCACCTCGTGATGTAGAAGGCCTGGCAGTGCCAGCAGGCTGTGTGTTGGCTGAACTTCCGGGAGACTGCGAAGCTGTGCCCTCAGACGTGTTCTCCTGGCTGGATAGAGGGGTCTCCTCCACAGGGCAGATTATGAACCATCTCTTTCCTGTATGAAGAACTGCAATATAAGATGGCACATCATTACCATTACCCAACATGAGAATCATGAAGGCCTTGTGAAGGGAAAAGGAGCTTCACCATTCTGCTGGTAGACAGGCTGGGATGCTCCTGACTGAGGACTCTGTAGAAAGAGAAGATGCCACTTTGAAATGGTTATACAGTAGCTTCAGTCACATGACAGGTGCGTGTATACACCTGGCCCTCGTGTTATGACGTTTAGTGGTTATATGCGCATTCCCATAGTAGGTGGAAGAATACATAATCGCTACACTGAAGAACAATGTCACTTGTTCTTTTTCATTCACTTTTCccccttcattatgtctcccaagcatgaggctgactcttctgatggcagtgtgccaaagaaaagaaaagtgaagGGCAGTCAAAAATTGCGTGTTCACGATGGTACCTAATTTATCTCATCAATTATGTTGGCGTAATTAAAGcatatgcatcatggcaagccatgcCTCCCTGTTATAACGACAGATGACAGCACAATGTAGTGTCCCAACAGTCATACAGGGTCTGCCACTCTTTAATCACTTTATTATATATAACCGCAAGaagtgtggtctaaataaacagacaaagaaaaacagtaagtgggtATTCTTATCTCTCACTAACGTGACTCtaaatgtggaagtacaatttgctgcatttatctATGCTCGAAAATCCCTGAAAATACacccaaaacatgtgaattcatgacatggtgtctttggccGCAACCCCTCATGTGTCAGGGTTCGTTGAAGCTGTCGGGaggttgacccccagggtgcagagagaaggcggcgaagtgcaaaaataaaagtaattttattgcacaagacaagaaaaaactaaaagtgacagaggaaaagctctgtgggaaaaataatataaaatataaacaggTGACAGCACTGGAAAATCAACGAGGTTCAATGACAGTGACAaccacaatgaaccagcgccgcgcaTACGACAGCAAgggtcttttaactgtcactgattagtattgaccgcagctgtgcggccaccaggcgtggagcggcagttccttccgccacccCGGAAGCaccgcttgccagaataatggcgcaggatAGGAAGTACACGCTActgtcctgcgaagcgtgacaTCATGGCTCGTAATGACAGTCTTTAAGTGTGATtgaaatgttgtgctactattgaagagactagtgttaggtaaatacatGATCAGacgtgtgtgctatcttttagcttgagttcaattttcagttcatttggagctgttaagccatacaaatataaataagcttgtcctgtcatttatcttttttcaTTAAAATCCAGTAAAAGTGGTCATATTTAGGACGTAGTTGCAAATgatgattatccatccatctgctatgccgcttgtcctcattatggtcgccggagtatgctggagcctatcccagctgactttgggcaagaggtgggggaAACACTgtactggttgccagccaatcacaggcaaatgatgattaatcatgattaattaatttgaaaactgtgattaaacatttttaatcatttgacagccctagaaaTTACTAtagacttgaaaaaaaatcagtattgGCTGCATGGCTGGTCCAAGCCAAGTAAACACCGCTACCATCATGATGGTACCtctgaacatgtgaaaggatctgctcctatgaaagtgacagtgataactaagcagtgtagtgAACTCATTCAggctgtctctccctcctttgcaacgccccttccagtgtgcaagacgagcacagggataaaagtaccAAGACCGAGGAGCTCTTGTAActcaaagtaaaaataaaaaaacaacattacctCTCCTACGTGTCCATCAGACGTCTGGCCTTGTTTTGGACTACAACTCAAAGTAGACAGCCTCTCTCCCTCCATGTCGTCATTTAACATGTCTTCCGCTTTATCCACAATGTCCTTCAGCTGGTCAATGAAGATCTCTTTTTCTAACGGAAGGATGAAGCCGTTCTCTACCTGCAGTCAAACAAAAGGTTTAGTAGCACGCAGCGGTGGAAAAGAAATGTCACTTGTGGACTTTACCATGTATGTGGCAATTTCCTCAGGAGCATCTCCATCCAGATCAAACTTAAATGTCACCATTTTGTGATTGTGAGTCTCCAGCTGGCATTCAACCATCTTGTCACCTGTGTTGCACACCTGTGAGGACAGAGCCACAAGTTTTAATCTAGaatggggcggggggaagggacaCCGCGACTCACATTGAGCATGCTCAGTTTGGGTTTGCTCGTCTTTTCTTGCCGAGAGCGTGTACGGGCAGACTTGCGATGGTGCTTCCTGTGTTTTCCTTCCCCCTTCCCTCCACCGGCCAAGCTGTCGTAGCCGTCACTTGCTTCCTTGCCAGATGCAACGTCAGAGTAGGGGCTAAGACAAGATCACAAATCTTACTGGTTATTAGCATTATTCTCTTTTTTCATACATTGTACAAAATTGCTTCAAACACACCTGTCATTGGCATAGCTGGGCAATGATACCGCTTTGTCCAGAAACACTTCCTGAAGACAGAAAAGGTGGCAAAACTATGAAAATTACCTATGGTCATGGTAACTATAATAGTTTTGTTTACtatattttctggactataagtcacacttatttttcatagtttggctggtcctgcaactatatatgaaaatatacaatgtatataatttaacatgtacTGTTACAGTTAAAGCTGTTTTTAGCAACACCTAGTGGCCGCAATAATTCgttgagttgagcttgtgatgCAGTTAGACATGCAAATGTAATGATACAGAGGATAAACGACACCTTTTGTTACAAAATACTTTAcaagtaatgtgcaactgtaATTATATGAcgcctgtgtggattgagaaatgtggtattttagagAGCAGTGTTGTTTCATTAGGATGCTATGTCTAACGATTTCTAACTATGTCTAGCTTGGAAATTGTAGCTGCTATGTCAGCCACTAACAAACTATTtcctattttcattcatttgttaatacaaaaatgaagtttgggTGTTAAAATACAGCTAATTTcagctttagtttgtctccttgttggtgtcaaaatgtctccctccctctggagtatgtcttcttctcttgtgaatttactgTTGTTAGGAGCAGCGCCATGACACTCCTATAAAAACGACTCCCTCTGATAATAGCTCCATTGTAAATACCAGTagatgcgacttatagtctggaaaatacagtattttgaacatgcttaacgAGTTGCATCATGTTTACTCACAATTCAGCACGTCGAAAAGGCGTGCAACAAGcgcaataaataaaacataaaaattatAACATTGGTTTGTGATTGCGAGAGTGATCGAAAATGCTCACCACTAGACTTGGGTGGATCAATGCAAGTAACAATATTATCAATAGCAGGATAGTATCGACATCACATCGACACAGGTGCGATGGGATTGATCTTTTTCTGTTCtcttctgtgtttattttcacaaaaacaaaGCCGTGTGGCTTTGTTGTGTCGCGCAAATGGATGTCATTTACATATTGTAATATTGTTTATAAATTCAGGGACTAAGTTCTTGGACACAGAAGGGCATTGGAGGCAGCTAGCCAAACTTTTCTTTAGTTATTTTGCACAGTTAAGTGTAATTCaaattattaaaagaaaaattttattattttgtttctaCTGTCTTATTATTGTTGTACAACGCGccatattattgtattgtatgtcctgtgttttatttggattatcatcatgatgaacaaattcaaacaacaaaatcaccaaatccaatttttttttaactttgtatCGGATTGGTGTAATATTTATTACCCCCACTATTCAACACTAGAAGTCTACTATATACTACACTAAACTCTTAAGAATGCCCTGTCTAGTTCTGCCCATACCTCTGTGCAGGGATCCTGCTGTAAAGTGCAAGAACTTGATGACGTTTCTTTTTTCTGCCATGTTGTAGGCTGGCTTCCACATTCAGATGCCCCTGAGACGGCTGTCTGGATGCCAGAGGGCTGCAGCACTGGAGCCAGGACAGGAGCAGGAACAGGAGCAGGAGCAGGAACAATGGCAGCATGCTGAGTTGGCAGCATGGCCGATCCCGGTCCAGAGAGTTGGGTTTGTCCTATGGCGGAAGAATCGTCTGTGATTGTAGATGAGATTTTCGGTGATGCAGAAATTGCTGCATCAACTGGAACTGAAGTTGCTGATTGAGCCAGCACTTGGCCTGACGCTTGACTTTTGAGCTGGATTAAAGCTGGCGTTTGTGCCTGGGTTTGGGTTTCTATATCCACAGGAGCTGAGAGCGGTGCCGAGGCGTGAAATGGAGGTGCTACACTTAAGTCCGTGCCGGCTGCAGGAGTTTTTATTTCTGTTCCATTTCCCAAGTGAGGCATGTGATTAGTAGGTAGGACTGGTGGAACTGGAGCCGAAAGCTGAACATCTCCTAAATTCCCCTGTGAAGTCACAGTCTGCACCTGGAAAAACAGCATATTAGAGGAATCATGGTTTTACTTCTTTCATTGGCGAATTTTTACACTTggacaattcaacatgtctgaaaaggagtagggagAATCAGATTTGATTTAATCCTGCCCCGTTTttgtgtctcagcaattactgatcatTTACATCCTGTGCTTAAATACCTTGTGCTTAAGTACCATCTTCTAACAGGCAGACAAAATGTGCAACAATAGGTAGATAGCTTATTCAGTGATGAcagaaaaggggggaaaaaacaatacaTCGAAACaaatttttttgtacataagcacaaaagcacaaaatgaaaatatattttttttattttatattaaaaaattaaaataaattgatattaaataaataaaactgcaataaatgaaaataaatatatattaattatttaatttaaaagtaaatacaaaaaagttataaatgaattcattaagaTAAACTCCTCAAAAAAATACAGGGAACACTTAATCAATCACAATGTCAATCACACTTCTATGAAATCAAACTGTACACTTAGGAGGCAACACAGACTGACAATCAATTACacctgctgttgtgcaaatggaatagacaacaggtggacagcaagacacccccaatgataataacaataacaacaacaataataagagtaatacatttgatttccattgataatttgtgttattttgttgtcagcacattcagctatgtaaagaacaaagtatttaataagaatttcattcattcagatccaggatgtgttattttagtgttccctcaatttttttgagcagtgtataataCAACACACtgcaattaataaataattaattcaaaaaatcaaataatgaattaagataaatacatacatttatttaaatttacattaaattcatttacatttaaatatcaATGGTAATTGAaattttcatgtaaaatttaaattaaaataattaaaattttaagctttaaatgtaaatgttaagttttacatttaaatttaggggtgtcccgatacaataTTGATATCAGATATCAATCAAGGCTTTTCCAGCATTCCACAGTACAAaagaagtaataaaagtatgtataatTTGTGCCGATATCGTATCTgactgatatcggtatcggccgatatgGGTATGGTATTGGACGTGAAAATCATTGTTACTTCCATTTAGCCAAATGCATGCATTGCACCTCGGATTAAGCACCACTTTTCCATGTTCATTCCTGTTTAGTTAGTTAGAACAAATATTCACCTGGACAGGCTGTTCAGCCAGTTGTTGGTCAGGGTGGGGGACAGGGTATGGGGTGGTTTGTACCTGGGAGAGAGGTAAGGCATGTGTGGAATGGAAGCTACAAGAGTTTAGCTCGGATGTAGATGGGCCACTGTGCTGCTGGGCTACTGCCAAAGACGTGCTCATGGCAAGATGTGGGATAGGGAACACTGGCTGAGGTGTGGACTGAGGGCTTTGGAGGGTGCTAATGGAGGCAGGATGAGGAGTCAGGATAATGGTGGGGTGGTGGGGCGAAGGCAAGTAGTAAGTGCTACTAGCTAAAGGAGCCGAGGAGAAAGGAGGGGGCTTGATGGCCCCTGCTTGAACACAATATGATGACGAGGGAAActgggaaagaaaaagggaaaACGATACACAATGTTCAAAGTCTCCTCTTCAGTACAAACAATACATATAAAGTAGGAGTTGTGTGTTGAATTCACCGATGTAAGCCTTTGTTAACATGAACTTCCCACTACTCACCTGTGCAGGGGTGATGTGCAGGGGCAGTAGAGGAGCAGCTGCATTGGTGCCAGACTGTGGGAAACTGCTCGATAAGTCAGGAGGACTCAGGTGACTTGCAGGCTGGTCAGCAGGTAAGCGCTAAGGAAGACATACAATGTTTGGTGAAAGGGCCAGATCGAACAATccgcttgtttggtgcacaccagggttGCATGATCGCGTTCACACTCAAACCAAAATAAccgtactagcagagcaaacgcaCCAGAGGTCCTTTTAACACaagcaaacatgacaaatgAGGAGGCACCCTAATTTCCTCAGCTGGAGTCAGTGTGGGCGAGGAAGGAAAGCTGCATATTTATTACTGGAAATTTTCAAACTAAAAATATATGAGCAAGAAAGAAGTCAGTAATTACGACAAACTCTAATTCATGTATGTGTTAAAAATTGCATGATTGATGCATGATTAGCTAGCCAAACACGTGTCTAATTACAAGCAGTGACGTGTGGCGAGGTtcgtggctggtgaggcactttggagttgttttttttcccccatttatttaggttgtgttcttaccttctatctgtatatgaagtatatgcagcctttccttctccaggaaaagttctgttCTGATACTGTTGTAAAAgcctgatcacctcctggtgagcttgggtatataatcttCCATTTGGCAgtccaattcattcattcattcagtattTTATCTTACTTTTGACCTTCTGCTAGctagtgctgctgctgtcatacatactaaaaaaaaataaattatttttcctcaatagAAGGaaggcagtgacaagcaccttccatcCAGCTCACACGGGACCCAggatgaatatacagtatgtatatgacACTTCtgcgtacagtaatccctcgtttatggcagttaattgcatccagacccgaccacaataagtgaatttcagcaaagtaggattcaatattaataaacagaatattttcctagttagagcatagaaaacctgtttatgactgactttctaaatacaattttatcatcattattagagccctgtggacatgaaataacacacctatggtcacttttatactcatattacccaatatagtagatatcatcagagaaaagaagccatttaagacattaataagacttgtgtgtgtttcaataaatgtattttggacatgtagacaggaagtgacgttggggattaGCTGGAGTAGGACCACAAAAGTAgtcagtgttattattatgataatgactattattatgttattattgtgcctcctgtgagataaataattataaaataataaaagcctgttgttggtAATCAAGTTTGGTGCGTTACTAGTGACACTTCTTGTATTtctttatatttctattttagttttttatgcttcaaaatgcttaatttaggcgagAATGTGACAAACTTACGTATTCTTAGGcaagaatacataacatttgcttaaatatgcatttttttgactaataataggctgtagtcaaccacaaaatagcgatcatttatttattcattcaattttgaaaaaacgcgacaGAGTGAGGGAATGATGTTCAAACCGGAATGGAGCggggggacgactgtattttattgtccgattagcaagaataatgatgtcacacttgcattaaagacacgggctgtagaaagtcatggtgtataataaatgcttCTGCAACATATTATTGGCGACAAACAAAAAGGTAGGCagggcttgtgcactaagccaagcctcatcttaggtttctgccctgtatttgatcaggaaatttgCAAATTCTGCtaattttacttaagaaaatgttaaaaactattggaatcatacagaaaagaCAATTGTAATTAGagatgcacctttttttttttaaaccaacaccAATaacttctcaagaccaatatgaTACCAATAACCAATAAAGTTtctatatctactttttaaattttgatttaAGTGTAGTGTGTGCACAACTGgtggtaagaaggactggaacaaattcggatttgaccaactgcacCTAGTCCTCATCAaacatcatgacattactactaccacatcacaactatcaggagaaccagagtatagagtggaAGGAGCCACCTGCAAGGTGCACGACAGtatattcaggcacacgctccgaaCAGCCGGTGTCAGAGGTCAGGAGATCCAAattatagagcggagggagccaccggCTGTGGCCctgcaaggtgcactgtattcgggcacatgcgccgagcagccggtgtgatgccacagaggtctctggcaaaccttttgcacttttcagccgcgttggcgtttcaggtggctgataaggtttttttgtgtgctcgatgtttttttttcccctcatcgcggagcattcggtacaacgtccttcctctgacagtgaatgtttgtttataagtgagttcaggggaagttacgacaggctgttaacatcacagggaggagaaaaaaggagagcttgatttgctcacccacacagtacgggtaatctcgcttcattggagcattttttttaatgatctgttatcagagctatttttaatcagatttgtgatgtcataattctatcatatcggcccgataattattggtccgataattatcgtgcacccctacttcaaatacagttcaatggacaaatacaaatttttatttgatgttatcattatttgtttttttatttttcatcacgacagcctcccctgaccgcacatcACTTATCACTAGTGGCACCACAATACCTGGTCCTGGCTAGGCTGGGCTGTGAGCTGCGTCTGTAGGATGGGCATTGCAGCTGGGAAGCTCTGTGCTGTGGGTGTAGGTCTACTCTGGTGTGCAGGAGGGGCCAGCGTCGATGGAGCAGAAACTGTCTGTCAAAAACAAATGGGACAGCCCACATTTACTGGACAGCCATGACTCAGAAGGCAACAGTGTTTGTTTAGCTATTGCTACCAGAAACCAAGCTCAAGGTCAACACGCCCTGTGTGCCAAAGCAAGCAAGAGGAAGGATATTGTTGGCAGGAATCCATGGGGAGGAAGCTGACTGGAAAAGGTGAAAATGCAGCAGCATGAGTCTACTGTATGCACTGGGCCAGCGTATTCTTTTCTGTCTGTTGAAAGTGCTTCTGTTTTTCTACTGAGAAGCAGCTTGCGGGATCATAAAAAAACGCAGCCGGCCGCCGCAGTGGCAGTgtttcctcctctccttctcTAACCTACCA from Dunckerocampus dactyliophorus isolate RoL2022-P2 chromosome 8, RoL_Ddac_1.1, whole genome shotgun sequence encodes:
- the wnk2 gene encoding serine/threonine-protein kinase WNK2 isoform X5, with protein sequence MQSAAGKPADSPREDCCSSPAHDVGSQGERLTRAPGMEAAEDSSKAPPLLGSSFCSAPDLDSDINANAFRPIYENGADDNINIQSTALRGASDPSAYPSADYRGLVRQRFIRRSLWVSDSDEHAVDTAECVHSTPALNIDLRSIVGRTRTRALHASRLQDNSTPEGEVTDSGPGSAGSRQEEKGDTRRSEVKEEGVSCDVTGKAGSDENEEEPGMKAVSTSPGGRFLKFDIELGRGSFKTVYKGLDTDTWVEVAWCELQERKLSKVERQRFKEEAEMLKALQHPNIVRFYDFWESPLKGKKCIVLVTELMTSGTLKTYLKRFKVMKPKVLRSWCRQILKGLHFLHTRTPPIIHRDLKCDNIFITGPTGSVKIGDLGLATLKRASFAKSVIGTPEFMAPEMYEEHYDEAVDVYAFGMCMLEMATSEYPYSECQNAAQIYRKVTSGVKPASYSKVSDPEVKEIIGECICHRWEERYSIKDLLNHAFFAEDTGVRVELNEEDDGKKSSIALKLWVEDPKKLKGKYKDTGAIEFTFELVNEVPEVVAQEMVESGFFLDCDVKIVGKSIRDRVALIKWRRERLVSSGNGEASAKKTPQNLLQVPGAGRPQVTATAASDYEDQETEQQTLICTVPVTTSTTSDSGVNATMQLDDLSKQQSGSYQSLPEPICTAQVVYSPPVQPEPPVQQGPYQQTAAQASHEQYPQEPTQLLEGAYQQSTGQLHPGTYQQPAAQLHPGPDESQTTVSAPSTLAPPAHQSRPTPTAQSFPAAMPILQTQLTAQPSQDQRLPADQPASHLSPPDLSSSFPQSGTNAAAPLLPLHITPAQFPSSSYCVQAGAIKPPPFSSAPLASSTYYLPSPHHPTIILTPHPASISTLQSPQSTPQPVFPIPHLAMSTSLAVAQQHSGPSTSELNSCSFHSTHALPLSQVQTTPYPVPHPDQQLAEQPVQVQTVTSQGNLGDVQLSAPVPPVLPTNHMPHLGNGTEIKTPAAGTDLSVAPPFHASAPLSAPVDIETQTQAQTPALIQLKSQASGQVLAQSATSVPVDAAISASPKISSTITDDSSAIGQTQLSGPGSAMLPTQHAAIVPAPAPVPAPVLAPVLQPSGIQTAVSGASECGSQPTTWQKKETSSSSCTLQQDPCTEEVFLDKAVSLPSYANDSPYSDVASGKEASDGYDSLAGGGKGEGKHRKHHRKSARTRSRQEKTSKPKLSMLNVCNTGDKMVECQLETHNHKMVTFKFDLDGDAPEEIATYMVENGFILPLEKEIFIDQLKDIVDKAEDMLNDDMEGERLSTLSCSPKQGQTSDGHVGESPQSGASQPVYQQNVLHTGKRWFIICPVEETPLSSQENTSEGTASQSPGSSANTQPAGTARPSTSRAEEGSSSTMSGGSGGFMHDVYGFCSPPIMSNTDPLLLATLSPPVSAPPALQSVPSMEAISSVHQAQPARAQTLPPSSPQSAFQMDEPHGSPVGAASPSHSTLHVADISCPVSVTDEVPCCPLVMPLSLDVSSSPSGSPLTPLPLQEPASAKESLSLSYAAAARSERSQQPVVLHQPFSSVGGAKVSSLPQSPAPTQHGGGPGESDGEGRLARGGFVDSTIKTLDEKLRNLLYQEYAPMYPSGSAAETPGSGTEYIQSPPGPDSATGGSGNSTPGPMEEGRFRAGEQLPQIPERMDSLSTLSDSAVCASHSKRHVSHSVSCSGARGRFKIISVPPDVANKRDVKQRSWSSVASPAHPAGYNVPTEAMTPSTTIGRFSVISTEDDLTQRTRSSRYSAPPDFYLDTPPSAANQSSFPHAITSASVPVDITVHARFLSSDSGAESSPAKVAPATPSQHTRSERRGSDLMKRAVAFLRRSGRSSSVQSSDSPSRHGGMPGSAYASSDNDSEMEDSDMKRELQRLREKHLREISELQAHQRGEVELLYRRLGKAPPSGLTYSHAAPPAGRRKRSGRHRLKPGKLLSPLVQQFRHVTNKSGDSSRTAAPGSGETTVSLNGSPARGNIATHGRARSSTSHIPSSTPEPVQTQQPCSLKGSLSSDNIYAGMYGDGTGAQAPPGQGWSNHPQASERVTYKSSSKPRARFLSGPVPLSIWTTLKRLCLGKERGNRFGAGSGVVNPSQQPPTGATPPHQPVMGLAQAQANNSNNKTGSYAASSVSAADINLPEDLQRLMDHWAQEVLIVTHRPRTNSIRIGGQQLLEQMLPPTRQQVASTSEVSSWMTPGVESSHPALSWPESSNMSNRAATGPGTVCQLLSPAPVCLSQSPRAPLTLPSGISAFPGTPSAPDVLSPIPSAAHQQADPKARTL